One Oscillospiraceae bacterium genomic region harbors:
- a CDS encoding LacI family transcriptional regulator has product MARRATLKDVAERAQVSTATVSYVLNDKKSISEQTKTRVYDAIRDLNYVPDLSARSLSSRDSKLIGIVIPQTEPGSKLMLQNDFYSEIVGSIEYHARQHGYHVIISATDVNESYLTLAKERNLDGIIVIGMYPDDFYRQMKKTQIPIVLIDSYCNDHYYHSIRIDDAYGSYLATNHVIGYGHKKIAFFCGQIKENGVIKKRLCGYQQALEEAGIPYDSTLVYEGKVDYDSGIELARKLCNENKDVTAVVATADILAIGAMKGFYEQGVSVPNDISIVGFDDLEISKYLTPGLTTVRQEISQKGEKAVELLLDNIQDADMTKREVIIPVSLSRRESVRDMRGEE; this is encoded by the coding sequence ATGGCAAGACGCGCAACACTAAAAGATGTGGCAGAGCGTGCCCAAGTCAGTACGGCTACGGTGTCTTATGTTTTGAATGACAAGAAATCAATCTCCGAGCAGACCAAGACCCGTGTGTACGATGCGATTCGGGATTTGAATTATGTTCCCGATCTCAGTGCGCGAAGCCTGTCCAGTAGAGATTCAAAGCTGATTGGAATTGTCATTCCACAGACCGAGCCCGGCAGCAAACTGATGCTGCAAAATGATTTTTACAGTGAAATCGTTGGCAGCATTGAGTATCACGCAAGACAGCATGGCTATCATGTGATTATTTCGGCCACAGATGTAAATGAAAGCTACTTGACTTTGGCTAAAGAACGGAACCTTGACGGGATTATTGTTATCGGTATGTACCCGGATGACTTTTACCGTCAAATGAAGAAAACACAAATCCCCATTGTATTGATTGACAGCTACTGTAACGATCATTATTACCATAGCATACGAATTGATGATGCCTATGGAAGTTATCTGGCTACCAATCATGTGATTGGATATGGGCATAAAAAAATTGCTTTTTTCTGCGGTCAGATCAAAGAAAACGGTGTCATAAAGAAAAGGCTCTGCGGCTACCAACAGGCACTGGAAGAAGCCGGAATCCCATATGATTCCACACTTGTTTATGAAGGCAAAGTTGATTACGATAGTGGCATCGAGCTTGCACGTAAACTGTGCAATGAAAATAAAGATGTCACAGCAGTAGTTGCTACCGCAGATATCTTAGCTATTGGAGCTATGAAGGGGTTCTACGAACAGGGAGTTTCGGTTCCCAATGATATTTCTATCGTTGGATTTGACGATTTGGAGATTTCTAAATATCTGACACCAGGACTGACGACGGTTCGCCAAGAAATCTCACAAAAAGGTGAAAAGGCAGTTGAACTGCTTTTAGATAACATTCAAGACGCGGATATGACAAAGCGAGAGGTTATTATTCCGGTTAGCCTTTCTCGCCGGGAATCCGTTCGAGATATGAGAGGGGAGGAATAA
- a CDS encoding glycoside hydrolase family 125 protein, translating into MDKYLPTGNDFVSLPRINERTGGIEDITFLYMAAKGLIDIRGSESTPLIQPYVHLDGVGSLSSAHLAWTRLDDWLPQSTAQLGSLELKTLYVPPIDERGFAMQMTVHNTSESAQDVVIGLNGCWASSWHCVNEDKPLSGKATCFRSGWNSSLIFEYHAGFPMFSFAPMADAQTDSSFTCSDDGSITYDLSHHCTIAADGTASVVFYWGLGFEEVAAATSAKEMLRQTFDAELTKTRAWLQERRVTFNGDAKLTQLYNTNLFFCMFFSTGITLDTEELVLVTSRSPRYYVSAAYWDRDSLLWSFPAILDADSERAKEMLSYVFGRQRRNFGIHSRYIDGTVLEPGFELDELVAPLLALERYINKTDDKSILNDSDIAQGISLILNCLRQHEAASCRLYDTFLQPTDDEHVYPYITYDNVLVWKALKDLAQLAPQYAHLEKTADEIKDAIMTHCVQKDAEGKPYFGWSIDLNGSHDVYDEPPGSLQLLPLFGFCSLTDEVYRNTVAMIRSPEYKYSFANSPINEIGCPHAPHPWILSLANSLLCGRVEHCRAILEKISMDNGIACESVDEVTGYCTTGEAFATCAGFLCHSIREALL; encoded by the coding sequence ATGGACAAGTATCTGCCAACCGGCAATGATTTCGTTTCTTTGCCCCGCATCAACGAACGAACAGGCGGGATAGAGGACATAACATTCCTATATATGGCTGCAAAAGGGCTTATAGATATTCGCGGGAGCGAATCCACACCTTTGATTCAGCCTTATGTTCATTTAGATGGCGTCGGTTCCCTCTCTTCGGCTCATCTTGCGTGGACCCGGCTTGATGATTGGCTGCCCCAGTCTACCGCACAGCTTGGCAGCCTTGAACTCAAAACCCTTTACGTGCCTCCTATTGATGAACGCGGTTTCGCAATGCAGATGACGGTTCATAATACTTCTGAAAGCGCACAAGATGTTGTTATAGGGTTAAATGGATGCTGGGCCTCCTCTTGGCACTGTGTAAACGAGGACAAGCCGTTAAGTGGTAAAGCAACTTGTTTCCGCAGTGGCTGGAACAGCAGTTTGATTTTCGAATATCATGCAGGATTCCCGATGTTCTCCTTTGCTCCTATGGCCGATGCACAAACAGATTCTTCTTTTACCTGTTCCGATGATGGCAGTATTACCTACGATTTATCCCATCACTGTACAATTGCTGCCGATGGAACAGCCTCGGTCGTATTTTATTGGGGTCTCGGTTTCGAGGAAGTTGCTGCCGCAACAAGCGCCAAAGAAATGCTCCGGCAGACTTTCGATGCGGAACTCACAAAAACAAGGGCTTGGCTTCAAGAGCGTCGTGTCACCTTTAATGGTGATGCAAAGCTCACACAGCTCTACAATACGAATCTGTTCTTCTGTATGTTCTTCTCAACCGGCATTACACTTGACACCGAAGAGTTGGTGCTCGTTACCAGCAGAAGCCCCCGCTACTATGTAAGTGCCGCTTATTGGGATCGAGACAGTCTGCTTTGGAGTTTCCCGGCTATTTTGGACGCCGATTCCGAACGTGCCAAAGAAATGCTTTCCTATGTATTCGGCCGACAGCGCCGAAATTTTGGCATCCATTCACGATACATTGATGGCACTGTTTTGGAGCCTGGCTTTGAGCTGGACGAACTCGTTGCCCCTCTTCTGGCGCTTGAACGCTACATTAACAAAACCGACGACAAATCCATTTTGAATGATTCCGATATCGCTCAAGGCATAAGCCTCATTTTGAATTGCCTGCGGCAGCATGAAGCCGCATCTTGCAGATTGTATGATACTTTCCTGCAGCCAACAGACGATGAGCACGTTTACCCCTATATTACATACGATAATGTGCTTGTGTGGAAAGCACTCAAAGATTTGGCCCAACTCGCACCTCAATATGCACATCTTGAAAAAACTGCCGATGAAATCAAAGATGCTATTATGACGCATTGTGTCCAAAAGGACGCAGAGGGGAAACCTTATTTCGGATGGTCTATTGATTTGAACGGCAGCCATGATGTTTATGACGAGCCGCCGGGAAGTCTACAACTGCTTCCTTTGTTCGGCTTTTGCAGCCTCACCGATGAGGTATACCGCAATACCGTTGCAATGATTCGTTCGCCGGAATACAAATACAGCTTTGCTAACAGTCCAATCAACGAAATCGGGTGTCCACACGCACCTCACCCTTGGATCTTAAGTTTAGCCAATAGCTTGCTGTGCGGGCGTGTAGAACATTGCCGCGCCATTTTGGAAAAAATCTCTATGGACAATGGCATCGCATGCGAAAGCGTTGATGAAGTGACTGGTTACTGCACCACCGGCGAGGCTTTCGCTACCTGCGCAGGATTCCTTTGCCATTCTATCCGTGAAGCATTACTATAA
- the pgmB gene encoding beta-phosphoglucomutase has protein sequence MNAIIFDLDGVLCHTDEYHYMAWKAIADELHIPFNREVNNQLRGVSRMESLKLILRNSPVCYSEQEKFLLAEKKNNIYRELLQNITSTDLADGAWTVLEKLHAIHIPLAIGSSSKNTPLIVEKLGIGKFFDVIVDGNQILHSKPDPEVFLLAAEKLHQKPSDCLVVEDAEAGVKAALNGGFLVAGIGPAKDCSNINYPLLSLSELLAIEGHPA, from the coding sequence ATGAACGCTATTATTTTCGATTTAGATGGTGTTCTGTGCCATACAGATGAATATCACTATATGGCATGGAAAGCCATAGCTGATGAATTGCATATTCCTTTTAATAGAGAAGTCAATAACCAGCTGCGAGGCGTTTCGCGGATGGAGAGTCTCAAACTAATCCTGCGCAATTCGCCAGTCTGTTATAGCGAGCAGGAAAAATTTCTGCTTGCGGAAAAGAAAAACAATATTTACAGAGAACTGCTACAAAATATAACTTCAACGGATTTGGCAGATGGTGCATGGACAGTGCTGGAAAAGCTGCATGCCATCCATATTCCGCTGGCTATCGGATCTTCAAGTAAGAATACACCGCTTATTGTAGAAAAACTCGGGATTGGAAAGTTCTTTGATGTTATTGTAGATGGAAATCAAATTTTACATTCAAAACCAGATCCGGAGGTGTTTTTGCTGGCGGCAGAAAAGCTGCACCAAAAGCCAAGTGATTGCCTTGTCGTTGAAGATGCAGAGGCAGGTGTGAAAGCCGCCCTCAATGGGGGCTTTCTGGTGGCAGGAATCGGGCCGGCTAAAGATTGTTCGAACATCAATTATCCGCTTCTATCGTTAAGTGAACTTCTTGCAATAGAGGGCCATCCAGCCTGA
- a CDS encoding glycosyl hydrolase — MIEWEPNKNDANLNMPVDGQVASICWNEQTKLLTMSLAYSAVYGMGERYNGLNQNDRIVKIEVEEKFCNQGDKSYCPSPFFFTDTGFSFCTLSGGTLIFDFTQKNVITVHVPSNCKFIFNAGMPAKLISEYMSLSGPAILPPDWVFGPWISANHWNTQKETEKQIELLKKYQFPATVLVLEAWSDEATFYIFNGAKYKEKPNGAPFAVDDFDYSESAYWPNPQEMIKKLHKAGLHLVLWQVPVYKQQGDDEIRNHQNDLDREDAVKRSLCIHNLDGTPYKIPEGHWFPGSMIPDFTNPETCITWFGKRQYLLDMGVDGFKTDGGEFVCTDAVSFYDGSTGKESRNYYPQQYTKAYTKFLGDNHVLFSRAGYMGQHTTPCYWGGDQQSTNDELRHVLSAGLSAALSGILFWGFDLAGFAGPLPTLDLYRRATMLACFTPIMQWHSEPDGGQFKELMPGGEGNNERSPWNMAAVYNSPEFVTEMRFWHWLRMNLQPYLMATAFRCAAEKVPMMRPLVYEWPRDKAARQVEDEFLLGDAILVAPLLEENQTAREVYLPEGEWYAFFTGKCYHGCQTISTTAGMKFPVFIRGGYAVPLHADGMDSLGNPVSQNLNSKLILLVAGAVGKSTFTTNKSVLTCEWKNEKVRVEGTGAETVQIHHFC, encoded by the coding sequence ATGATTGAGTGGGAGCCTAATAAGAACGATGCCAATCTGAACATGCCAGTAGACGGTCAGGTGGCTTCTATATGCTGGAATGAACAGACAAAACTGCTCACCATGAGTCTTGCGTATTCAGCAGTTTATGGAATGGGTGAACGGTATAATGGACTCAACCAGAATGACCGCATCGTGAAAATCGAGGTGGAAGAAAAGTTCTGTAATCAAGGGGATAAAAGCTATTGTCCCTCGCCGTTCTTTTTCACGGATACAGGGTTCTCTTTCTGTACACTGTCTGGTGGCACATTGATATTCGATTTCACACAGAAAAACGTCATAACGGTTCATGTGCCTAGCAATTGTAAGTTTATATTCAACGCAGGAATGCCTGCAAAACTGATTTCTGAGTATATGTCTTTGTCCGGGCCTGCGATTCTTCCGCCTGACTGGGTCTTCGGGCCGTGGATTTCCGCAAACCATTGGAACACGCAAAAGGAAACGGAAAAGCAGATTGAACTTCTGAAGAAGTATCAATTCCCGGCTACCGTGCTGGTTCTTGAAGCATGGAGCGATGAAGCAACCTTTTACATTTTTAATGGTGCCAAATATAAGGAAAAGCCGAACGGAGCGCCTTTTGCAGTAGATGACTTTGACTATTCGGAAAGCGCCTATTGGCCGAACCCACAAGAAATGATTAAAAAGCTGCATAAGGCAGGACTTCATCTGGTGCTCTGGCAGGTCCCGGTGTATAAGCAGCAAGGCGATGATGAAATCAGAAATCATCAGAATGATTTGGATCGGGAGGATGCAGTAAAACGCTCCCTGTGTATTCATAACTTGGATGGGACGCCCTATAAGATTCCGGAAGGACATTGGTTTCCCGGCTCGATGATCCCTGATTTTACAAATCCAGAAACTTGCATTACGTGGTTCGGAAAAAGACAGTACCTGCTTGATATGGGCGTAGATGGATTCAAAACCGATGGCGGCGAATTTGTTTGCACAGATGCAGTTTCCTTTTATGACGGCAGTACGGGCAAGGAAAGCCGCAACTACTATCCGCAGCAATACACGAAGGCATATACCAAATTTCTTGGCGATAATCATGTTCTTTTCAGCCGTGCAGGCTACATGGGACAGCACACAACACCGTGCTATTGGGGCGGGGATCAGCAGTCCACAAATGATGAACTGCGGCATGTCCTTTCCGCAGGGCTTAGTGCAGCTTTAAGCGGCATTCTGTTCTGGGGATTTGATCTTGCCGGGTTTGCAGGGCCGCTTCCGACGTTGGATCTCTATCGCCGTGCAACGATGCTGGCGTGTTTTACGCCAATTATGCAATGGCATTCTGAACCCGATGGCGGTCAGTTCAAAGAATTGATGCCAGGCGGCGAGGGAAACAATGAACGCAGCCCGTGGAATATGGCAGCAGTCTATAATTCTCCTGAATTCGTGACAGAGATGCGTTTTTGGCATTGGCTCAGAATGAATTTGCAGCCCTATTTGATGGCCACTGCATTCAGGTGCGCAGCAGAGAAAGTCCCAATGATGCGTCCGCTGGTGTACGAATGGCCGCGGGACAAAGCCGCTCGCCAAGTTGAGGACGAATTCCTTCTGGGGGATGCTATCCTTGTTGCACCGCTGTTGGAAGAAAACCAAACTGCAAGAGAAGTCTATCTGCCGGAGGGCGAATGGTACGCCTTTTTTACGGGAAAATGCTATCATGGCTGCCAGACAATTTCTACGACGGCAGGTATGAAATTCCCTGTTTTTATCCGCGGCGGCTATGCAGTTCCTCTGCATGCTGATGGCATGGATTCACTTGGCAATCCAGTTTCTCAGAATCTTAATTCTAAACTGATTCTGCTTGTCGCTGGAGCGGTAGGCAAAAGTACTTTCACCACAAATAAGTCGGTTCTTACCTGCGAGTGGAAAAACGAAAAGGTCCGCGTGGAAGGAACTGGAGCAGAAACCGTTCAAATTCACCATTTTTGCTGA
- a CDS encoding glycoside hydrolase family 65 protein: MRQDTILKPWQIELTTNSTNDSFEESTFFTGNGRMGIRGYLPFWQEKRTFETGLFVAGIFGEIKPGITDFVNLPTPVWGNIECDGHPITLSSPVSSTLDMKTGVRSQSFLAKSGETALNIEHHVFCSMSDPSLLVQRLSFSASRTSNISVYAGIHTACCNCPVPDDQVKENHETIKLAEPTQHDMCKDSVDCTFSILGTGLIVREQMSFHTSFSDSEDYISDDVLGKQWCGILQSGQNVVLEITTRITTSRDIDPLIGSNKISDTYDELFAKSSLAWASRWNESDIEIDGAPDDQSAVRYNIFQLITSCSARDSSVSIGARGLTHTRYKGCYFWDTDLFMLSFFLYSHPEAAKNLMEYRVRTLPQAKENAQKMNNAGARYPWMTSFDGSEQCESWDIGASELHITADIPFAMQQYLDATGDESFYLQALEVYIETARFWYSRCIIHPDGSADLMFCKGPDEYCGITNNNLFTNCMVKFNLDLAIKAALKLKETDSNRYSKLSLSDEEVLAWHSLRDNLKECRDPQTGRYLPDETFTRLEPVDIKTLKTDDGASYHHVCFDRLQRYQVIKQADTLLLMSRLPKKFTPEERLNAWEDFEPCCLHDSTLSFASHALFAAQNGLQEAAEKYFKKALYLDLHEIMNNTGKEGLHLACLGETWSSIFFGFLGANFNGDTPAFSPVLPTGWKALRMNFYWQGRIYHLAVSDNHYIVTIA; the protein is encoded by the coding sequence ATGCGTCAAGACACAATTTTGAAGCCTTGGCAAATTGAGCTTACGACAAATAGCACAAATGATAGTTTTGAAGAAAGCACTTTTTTCACCGGGAACGGCCGCATGGGCATCCGTGGATATCTTCCATTCTGGCAGGAGAAACGCACCTTTGAGACAGGTCTGTTCGTTGCCGGTATCTTCGGTGAAATCAAACCCGGCATCACCGATTTCGTGAACCTGCCCACTCCCGTCTGGGGAAATATCGAATGTGATGGACATCCCATTACACTTTCCTCTCCCGTATCCAGCACCCTAGATATGAAAACAGGCGTTCGCTCACAGTCTTTTTTAGCCAAAAGTGGTGAAACCGCTTTAAATATTGAGCATCATGTGTTCTGCAGTATGTCCGATCCCTCACTGCTCGTACAGCGGCTTTCTTTCTCCGCATCACGCACCTCCAATATCTCGGTATATGCAGGAATTCATACTGCTTGCTGCAACTGCCCTGTTCCGGATGATCAGGTAAAAGAAAATCACGAAACCATCAAACTTGCCGAGCCCACCCAGCATGACATGTGCAAGGATTCTGTTGATTGTACTTTCTCCATTTTAGGTACCGGCTTGATTGTAAGAGAACAGATGTCTTTCCATACTTCTTTTTCAGATTCTGAAGACTATATCTCTGATGATGTCCTTGGAAAGCAGTGGTGCGGGATTTTACAAAGCGGTCAAAATGTTGTTTTGGAAATCACCACGCGCATCACCACAAGTCGAGATATCGACCCACTTATTGGGAGCAACAAAATCTCTGACACTTATGATGAACTCTTTGCAAAATCCTCTCTGGCATGGGCCTCTCGGTGGAATGAGTCGGATATCGAAATCGATGGAGCTCCTGATGATCAGTCCGCTGTGCGGTACAACATTTTCCAGCTTATCACCAGCTGTTCTGCCCGCGACAGCAGCGTAAGTATCGGCGCTCGCGGATTGACGCACACACGGTATAAGGGATGCTATTTCTGGGATACCGATCTCTTTATGTTATCCTTCTTCCTGTATAGCCACCCCGAAGCCGCCAAAAACTTAATGGAATATCGCGTAAGAACCCTTCCGCAGGCGAAAGAGAACGCCCAAAAGATGAACAATGCCGGTGCCCGGTATCCTTGGATGACATCCTTTGACGGTTCTGAGCAGTGCGAAAGCTGGGACATTGGTGCCAGTGAGTTGCACATTACCGCGGATATTCCATTCGCTATGCAGCAGTACCTTGATGCAACAGGCGATGAAAGCTTTTACCTGCAGGCCCTGGAAGTCTACATCGAAACTGCTCGTTTCTGGTATAGCCGCTGCATCATTCATCCTGATGGCTCTGCTGACCTCATGTTCTGCAAGGGGCCTGATGAATATTGCGGCATTACCAACAACAATCTCTTTACCAATTGCATGGTAAAGTTTAATCTTGATTTGGCCATCAAGGCAGCGCTGAAACTCAAGGAAACCGATTCCAATCGGTATTCGAAGCTTTCCCTCAGCGATGAGGAAGTCCTTGCCTGGCATTCTCTGCGAGACAATTTGAAAGAATGTCGCGATCCGCAAACTGGCCGATATTTGCCGGATGAGACTTTTACTCGGTTAGAGCCCGTGGACATTAAAACGCTCAAAACCGATGACGGTGCCAGCTATCATCATGTTTGCTTTGACCGTCTGCAAAGGTATCAAGTTATCAAGCAGGCTGACACGTTGCTTCTGATGTCCCGGTTGCCTAAGAAGTTCACTCCCGAAGAGCGTCTGAACGCATGGGAAGATTTCGAGCCGTGCTGCTTGCACGATTCCACTCTGAGCTTCGCTAGCCATGCACTTTTTGCTGCACAAAACGGCCTGCAGGAGGCTGCCGAAAAATATTTCAAAAAAGCGCTGTATCTCGACCTACACGAAATCATGAACAACACCGGAAAAGAAGGTCTTCATCTTGCCTGCTTGGGCGAAACGTGGTCAAGTATCTTCTTTGGCTTCTTGGGAGCGAACTTTAATGGAGATACGCCAGCGTTCTCCCCTGTTTTGCCAACCGGCTGGAAAGCGCTCAGAATGAATTTCTATTGGCAAGGAAGAATCTATCACCTAGCTGTTTCAGATAATCATTACATAGTTACAATAGCCTAA
- a CDS encoding carbohydrate ABC transporter permease, with the protein MTNAKTSSLTGLKQRRIIGKVAFYVLGLLMAIIVCIPFYWMIITSLKGCGAIMSIPVEWIPKEPTLDAYKKLFAMPEFVGSIFNSFYVSVLCTAVRLLCAAMAAFALTKIPFKGRNAVFGIYVTALMIPSQITFIPLFIIMTNMHLTNSLNAFMLLQLFNAFAIFMMRQKMMTINDAYIEAAVIDGASMWRIFFKIILPMSGSAMATLAILAFMDMWNDYLLPLVLLSERSKFTLPLLLSTLSGQYKNQYNLTMAGALISIIPILIVYIFAQKYFKEGLTVGGVKG; encoded by the coding sequence ATGACTAACGCTAAAACATCTTCTTTGACAGGGCTGAAACAAAGACGAATCATTGGAAAAGTGGCATTTTATGTACTGGGATTGTTGATGGCCATAATTGTCTGCATCCCGTTTTATTGGATGATTATCACCAGCTTAAAAGGCTGCGGCGCTATTATGAGCATTCCCGTGGAGTGGATCCCAAAAGAACCGACACTTGATGCATACAAAAAACTTTTTGCTATGCCGGAATTTGTGGGTTCTATCTTCAACAGCTTTTACGTGTCTGTTCTTTGCACGGCAGTGCGGCTTCTGTGTGCCGCGATGGCTGCATTTGCACTGACAAAAATTCCGTTCAAGGGACGTAATGCGGTCTTTGGTATTTATGTTACGGCGCTGATGATTCCGTCGCAGATCACTTTTATTCCACTGTTCATTATCATGACGAATATGCATCTTACCAATAGCTTAAATGCGTTTATGCTGTTGCAGCTGTTTAATGCCTTTGCCATTTTTATGATGCGGCAGAAAATGATGACGATCAACGATGCCTATATTGAAGCTGCTGTTATTGATGGCGCGAGCATGTGGCGCATTTTTTTCAAAATCATACTGCCCATGAGCGGCAGTGCTATGGCAACGCTGGCAATCCTTGCATTTATGGACATGTGGAATGATTACCTGCTGCCGTTGGTTTTGCTGAGCGAAAGAAGCAAATTTACGCTTCCACTGCTACTGAGCACGTTGTCCGGCCAGTACAAGAATCAGTACAACCTGACAATGGCAGGCGCACTGATTTCGATTATTCCGATTCTGATCGTTTATATTTTTGCGCAGAAGTATTTCAAAGAAGGCCTTACGGTTGGCGGCGTGAAAGGATAA
- a CDS encoding sugar ABC transporter substrate-binding protein, with amino-acid sequence MKKAIPYMACSMAAMLALSACGSAASSASTVASSSDAASTESTAASEASNEPVTITFAQYSGSGDNEQYLQQMVDNYMKENPNVTIDLQTYGYDDYFTQMTAKVSGGQAPDVFELDYQNFVSYAKKGALMPLDDILTKDGIDTSIYNDMALKAFSADGVQYGVPDSFSNVVLIYNKDLFDQAGIDYPTDDWKWEDAMAAAEKIRALGDNIYGYYHPISFNEFYKTVKQNGGSLFNDDFTEFTMDTPENIETLQYMVDMQQKTNVMPTEEQMAGMGDWDLFESGRLGMIVTGIWAFPEYTSNCDFDWDIVVEPGHTQKATHFFSNGYVVSKDSQVADEAVKFITYISSNREATQIRLDAGWELPPVQDEDIIAQYKEKTPPANREAVFKSLDYLVTPPVITQYAELQDIVGQHLSAAAAGTVTPEQALKDMQAECEQKIDLTK; translated from the coding sequence ATGAAAAAGGCGATTCCTTACATGGCATGCTCGATGGCCGCAATGCTTGCACTCAGTGCCTGCGGTTCGGCAGCCTCGTCTGCAAGTACCGTGGCAAGCTCTTCTGATGCAGCTTCTACGGAAAGCACGGCAGCATCGGAGGCTTCTAATGAGCCTGTGACAATCACGTTTGCACAGTACTCCGGGTCCGGAGACAACGAGCAGTATCTGCAGCAGATGGTTGACAACTATATGAAAGAAAACCCCAATGTCACCATCGACCTGCAGACCTATGGCTATGACGACTACTTTACGCAGATGACGGCGAAGGTTTCCGGCGGCCAGGCTCCCGATGTTTTTGAACTGGATTACCAGAATTTCGTCTCTTACGCAAAGAAGGGCGCATTGATGCCGCTGGATGACATCCTGACCAAAGACGGCATCGACACCTCTATCTACAACGATATGGCCCTGAAAGCGTTCAGCGCTGACGGCGTGCAGTATGGTGTTCCTGATAGCTTCTCGAATGTTGTGCTGATTTACAACAAGGATCTGTTTGATCAGGCCGGCATCGACTATCCCACGGACGACTGGAAGTGGGAGGATGCAATGGCTGCGGCGGAGAAAATCCGTGCGCTGGGTGATAATATCTACGGCTATTATCATCCCATTTCCTTCAACGAGTTCTATAAGACCGTTAAGCAGAATGGCGGCAGCCTTTTCAATGATGACTTTACGGAGTTCACGATGGATACCCCGGAAAACATTGAAACGCTGCAGTACATGGTTGACATGCAGCAGAAAACCAATGTTATGCCCACCGAGGAGCAGATGGCAGGCATGGGTGACTGGGACCTGTTTGAGTCTGGCCGCCTTGGCATGATTGTGACGGGTATTTGGGCATTCCCCGAATATACGAGCAATTGCGACTTCGATTGGGATATCGTTGTTGAACCTGGTCACACTCAGAAGGCTACGCACTTCTTCTCCAACGGTTACGTCGTTTCCAAAGATTCTCAGGTCGCGGATGAAGCCGTTAAGTTCATCACCTACATTTCCTCCAACCGTGAAGCAACGCAGATCCGCCTGGACGCAGGCTGGGAGCTGCCTCCGGTTCAGGACGAGGATATCATCGCTCAGTACAAAGAAAAGACTCCTCCGGCAAATCGCGAAGCGGTCTTTAAGAGCCTTGATTACCTTGTGACTCCTCCTGTTATCACCCAGTATGCAGAGCTGCAGGACATCGTTGGTCAGCATTTGAGCGCTGCGGCCGCCGGCACTGTCACCCCGGAGCAGGCGCTGAAGGATATGCAGGCTGAGTGCGAACAGAAAATCGATTTGACCAAGTAA
- a CDS encoding sugar ABC transporter permease has translation MKNSRLASWKTALPFLLPSLAGFVVFSIIPMIMQIFVSLTSWDGLSELTLFSDFSGFMDRFYVGIENYKEILTSKEFYQVIGNTLEFVILYIPLMLIASMIVALILNSHVKGVGIFRVLYYIPVITSWVAGALIWKWVLSPEYGAINNILALFGIEGPSWLQSSKWAMPAIVLASVWKDMGYFGLMLMSGLQGINQEYYDAAAIDGAGKIKQFTRITLPLLTPTLFFVLIISLINSFQLFTQIMIMTPDGGPLGSTMVMVERIYKCGFRYYEMGTAAAYSWILFAILLLLTMVQMKLQNKWVNYDD, from the coding sequence ATGAAAAATTCCCGATTGGCAAGCTGGAAAACAGCATTACCATTTTTGCTTCCAAGTTTGGCTGGTTTTGTTGTGTTCAGTATCATCCCAATGATTATGCAAATTTTTGTCAGCCTGACCAGTTGGGATGGATTGAGCGAACTGACATTGTTCAGTGATTTTAGCGGATTCATGGATCGATTCTACGTAGGGATCGAGAACTATAAGGAAATTCTCACATCAAAAGAATTTTATCAGGTGATTGGAAACACGCTGGAATTTGTGATCCTCTACATTCCTTTGATGCTTATTGCCTCTATGATTGTGGCGCTCATTTTGAACAGTCATGTAAAGGGTGTTGGAATTTTCCGCGTTCTTTACTATATCCCGGTTATCACCTCATGGGTTGCTGGCGCATTGATTTGGAAATGGGTTCTTAGTCCTGAGTATGGTGCTATTAACAATATTCTGGCCTTGTTCGGAATTGAGGGGCCCTCGTGGCTTCAAAGCTCAAAGTGGGCAATGCCCGCAATCGTTCTTGCCTCGGTCTGGAAGGATATGGGGTACTTTGGCCTTATGCTGATGTCTGGCCTTCAGGGAATCAATCAGGAATACTACGATGCGGCGGCAATCGATGGCGCCGGTAAAATCAAACAATTTACAAGAATTACATTGCCATTGCTGACTCCTACGCTTTTCTTTGTCTTGATTATCAGCTTGATTAACTCCTTCCAGCTGTTTACGCAGATTATGATCATGACCCCCGATGGTGGCCCGCTTGGCTCGACAATGGTGATGGTTGAACGCATTTATAAGTGCGGCTTCCGTTACTATGAAATGGGTACGGCTGCCGCATATAGCTGGATTCTGTTTGCGATTTTGCTGCTTCTGACAATGGTTCAGATGAAACTTCAGAACAAGTGGGTGAACTACGATGACTAA